CAGAAACCGGCTCAGGTCGCGGTTGAATGCGGCGGGGCGCTCCATCATGGGCGCGTGGCCGCAGTGGTCCAGAAAGCGCAGCTCGGCGTGCGGCAGCAATCGGGCAAAGTCGTGGGCCACCGGCGGGGGCGTAATCGTGTCGTTCAGGCCCCACACCAGCAGCACGGGCACCCGGATGCGGTGCAGCTCGCCGGCCAGGTTGTGGTGCTGCGCCGAGCGGGCAATACTAATCATGCGCAGGCACTTGGCATTGGAGTTGGTGACGGCAAACACCTCATCCACCAGCTCCTGGGTAGCGATGGCGGGGTCGTAAAACGTGTAGCCTACCCGCTCGCGCACAAAATCGTAATTGCCCCGCTTCGGAAACGAGCCGCCCATGCCGTCCTCAAATAACCCGCTGCTGCCCGTGAGCACCAGCCGGCTCACGCGCTCGGGGTGGTTCAACGTATAAACCAATGCGATGTGGCCGCCCAGCGAGTTGCCAAGCAGCGTGAGCATGGGCGGTAGGGCCAGCGCCTCCACG
The genomic region above belongs to Hymenobacter psoromatis and contains:
- a CDS encoding alpha/beta fold hydrolase; its protein translation is MELRRQQQHGFEYVDEGRGPVLLLLHGLFGALSNWEKVVAEFAPDHRVIIPVLPVYDAPLLQATVPGLAAYVERFVEALALPPMLTLLGNSLGGHIALVYTLNHPERVSRLVLTGSSGLFEDGMGGSFPKRGNYDFVRERVGYTFYDPAIATQELVDEVFAVTNSNAKCLRMISIARSAQHHNLAGELHRIRVPVLLVWGLNDTITPPPVAHDFARLLPHAELRFLDHCGHAPMMERPAAFNRDLSRFLRGPAASAMA